A genomic window from Elaeis guineensis isolate ETL-2024a chromosome 3, EG11, whole genome shotgun sequence includes:
- the LOC105041350 gene encoding alpha carbonic anhydrase 7 — protein sequence MKPQRFLLLSSIFLAILFFFSTSPVTSQEVEDEKDFSYESGSETGPEHWGELHTEWSACGKGKLQSPIDLSDERVQVVHQLGQLRSSYRPADAVMKNRGHDIEIKWENHTGGIWINGTKYDLKQLHWHSPSEHTINRHRYSLELHMVHQTTDNKTAVVGILYKIGRPDPFLAKMEKYIKKMEDMAESEEEKLGMVDPRDVKKGSRKYYRYMGSLTTPPCTEGVVWTIIRKVRTVSKHQVNLLREAVHDHAEMNARPLQLLNNRPVGLYRPRKIRS from the exons ATGAAGCCCCAAAGGTTTCTTCTCCTCAGCTCCATCTTCCTTGCCATCTTATTCTTCTTCAGCACAAGCCCTGTGACATCTCAAGAAGTTG AGGATGAGAAGGATTTCAGCTATGAGAGCGGGAGCGAGACGGGACCCGAGCACTGGGGCGAGCTCCACACGGAATGGTCGGCTTGTGGGAAGGGCAAACTCCAGTCTCCGATCGACTTGTCCGACGAAAGGGTGCAGGTGGTTCACCAGTTGGGTCAGCTGCGCAGTTCCTATCGCCCTGCCGATGCTGTCATGAAGAATCGTGGCCATGACATTGAG ATCAAATGGGAAAATCACACAGGGGGGATCTGGATAAATGGAACCAAATACGATCTCAAACAATTGCATTGGCACTCACCATCAGAGCATACCATCAACCGGCACAG ATACTCACTTGAGTTGCACATGGTTCATCAAACCACCGACAACAAGACAGCCGTGGTCGGTATTTTGTACAAAATTGGCCGCCCTGATCCATTCCTTGCCAAG ATGGAGAAATACATTAAGAAAATGGAAGACATGGCAGAATCCGAGGAGGAGAAGTTGGGCATGGTGGATCCAAGGGACGTAAAAAAGGGGAGTAGGAAGTATTATAGATACATGGGCTCCCTGACCACTCCTCCTTGCACCGAAGGAGTCGTGTGGACCATCATTAGGAAG GTGCGAACAGTTTCAAAACACCAAGTCAACTTGTTGAGAGAAGCCGTCCATGAT CATGCGGAGATGAATGCAAGGCCTCTACAGCTGCTTAACAATAGGCCTGTTGGCTTGTATCGACCTCGAAAGATTCGATCTTGA